The Malus domestica chromosome 10, GDT2T_hap1 genome contains a region encoding:
- the LOC103402261 gene encoding uncharacterized protein isoform X1, protein MQGLHHQQQQLAALLSVAIPKDDSASASAPSSNSDDDDSARLTAINSLHRAVLYPPNSVLVSHSANFLAQGFSQLLSDKSYVVRQGAAVAYGALCAVVCSIPITSNGRQNHVMLGSLVDQFIGWALPLLSNGGAGDGTMELSLDSLREFLNVGDVGGIERYVLSILKACQVLLEDERTSLSLLHRLLGVLTLISLKFSRCFQPHFLDIVDLLLGWALVPDLAESDRRIIMDSFLQFQSHWVGNLQFSLGLLSKFLGDMDVLLQDVSHGTPQQFRRLLALLSCFSTILQSTASGLLEMNLLEQITEPLNRIVPRLLGCLSMVGRKFGWFEWIGNLWKCLTLLAEILCERFSTFYALAVDILFQSLELDNTSQPMGTGRITSVQVHGVLKTNLQLLSLQKFGLLRLSVQKILQFDAPISQLRLHPNHLVTGSSAATYIFLLQHANNEVVEQAVTSLTEELELLKGMLKKAMGNGDGFVACSKFFSKLELFALIKFDLKVLLTSVFLGGDNSLNSQPDIASLYLMRSEKLLNFIMEKFNPFDLPILAYVDLQVNVIKTLDRLTTVKFLSKCAVTYHSSGKSSTFATADKFLNSKYLTNEQSVVVVENLRKYGAFFVKALHVSSPLAVKTVALDWVQRICENVIAYNEKSNIETHFYEVYGNIKIIGSMLFSILDAASDREPKVRSHVALVLELLMQARIVHPLYFSCMAEVVLGKLGDPDGEIKNAFVRLLSIVVPTTLYACGIHDYGTSTSSRAVVLWLGNSSNLHWKQVFSLKQLPQQLHSQQLVTILSYISQRWKVPLSSWIQRLIHSCRISKDFVSSQLEETGKSGATGVWLDFKMDEDFLEKHCSINNLAGVWWAVHEAARYCITTRLRTNLGGPTQTFAALERMLLDVAHLLQLDSEQNDGNLSMIGSSGAHLLPMRLLFDFVEALKKNVYNAYEGSAVLPSASRSSSLFFRANKKVCEEWFSRICEPMMNAGLALQCHDATFQYCALRLQELRNLVASALNEKSRAQVTENLQNIRGRFSADILRVLRNMALALCKTHESEALIGLEKWVSMTFSPFLVEENQSLSNSGMLGPSTWITGLVYQAEGKYEKAAAHFIHLLQNEELLSSLGSDGVQFVIARIIECYNSVCDWKSLESWLLELQTLRAKHAGKSYCGALTTTGNEINAIHALARYDEGEFQAAWTCLGLTPKSSSELTLDPKLALQRSEQMLLQAMLLQNEGKEDNIPHELQKARSMLEETVSILPLEGLEEAAPHATQLHCIFAFEEFFKIKGNQDKPRQLQSILSSYVQLMQPQIGRVHLDCNPWLKVLRVYQTISPVSLATLKLSMNLLSLARKQKNLLLANRLNNFLKDHISRCSGESNHDFLISYLQYEGILLMHAENKFEDSLTNLWSFVRPCMISSPSIGSDADNGILKAKACLKLSNWLKQNYSDSRVDDIVLNMRSDFDMTDSSSPGRVSASLGNEILSSKTRLGPIIEEIVGTATKLSTQLCPTMGKSWISYASWCFSQARDSLLTPDENTLHSCSFSPILAHEVLPERFKLTENEIVKVESLILQLFQNKDDRFRAEGEWNSSLDSSELRNDNPVMALVQQVVNIIEAVSGAPGAEISSDDCLSATLASQLKIFLRGNFGLNETALISVVDELVVVWWSLRRRRVSLFGHAAHGFIKYLSNSSAKICNSGLFESDSESLKQKTGSYTLRATLYVLHILLKYGAELRDVLEPALSTVPLSPWQEVTPQLFARLSSHPEQVVRKQLEGLLMMLAKQSPWSIVYPTLVDVDAYEEKPSEELQHILGCLSEIYPRLIQDVQLVINELGNVTVLWEELWLSTLQDLHTDVMRRINVLKEEAARIAENVTLSQSEKNKINAAKYSAMMAPIVVSLERRLASTSRKPETPHEVWFHEEYKDRLKSAITAFKTPPASAAALGDAWRPFDNIASSLASYQRKLSIPLSEVAPQLALLSSSDVPMPGLEKQDTVSESDRALSANLQGIITIASFSEEVTIISTKTKPKKLVILGSDGQKYMYLLKGREDLRLDARIMQLLQAINGFLHTSLATHSHFLGIRYYSVTPISGRAGLIQWVDNVISIYSVFKSWQSRIQLAQLSAVGGGSSKSPVPPAVPRPSDMFYGKIIPALKEKGIRRVISRRDWPHEVKRKVLLELMKETPRQLLHQELWCASEGFKAFSSKQKRFSGSVAAMSMVGHILGLGDRHLDNILMDFCSGDVVHIDYNVCFDKGQRLKIPEIVPFRLTQTIEAALGMTGIEGTFRSNCEAVIGVLRKNKDILLMLLEVFVWDPLVEWTRGDFHDAAAIGGEERKGMELAVSLSLFASRVQEIRVPLQEHHDLLLATLPAVESALERFADVLNQYELSSALFYRADQERSSLILHETSARSMVAEATSNSEKIRALFEIQAREFAQAKALVAEKSQEAATWMEQHGSILDALRGNLLQEINAFVKLSGMQETLSLTSAVLVAGVPLTIVPEPTQTQCYDIDREVSQLVSELDDGLSSAINALQVYSLALQRILPLNYITTSAIHGWAQVLQLSASALSSDTLSLARRQGAELIAKQHGENFDSVTQSHDDLCRKVKKYTLEIEKLEEEYAELANSVGSETESKAKDRLLSSFMKFMQSAGLAKKEDAIVSIQFGQSKNDGNGTKDSRLRGDLNEKREKVLFVLNTASSYMYNEVKHKVLNIINDSNKRRKANNQLQMEFETIFCGIEEQVEKCILLAGLVNELQQLIGRDLPSGDTDKGRPGYYSDGNWASIFKTILHSFKSLIGQMTEAVLPDVIRSAVSLNSEVMDAFGLISQIRGSIDTVLEQLIEVEMERASLVELEQNYFIKVGLITEQQLALEEAAMKGRDHLSWEEAEELASQEEACRAQLDQLHQTWNQRDLRTSSLIKRESNIKNALAASAHHFQSLVSVKEERELHVSKSKLLLDMLVKPFSDLELIDKVLSSFGGSFTSYSTEIPNLADLMSAGYPMSEYVWKFGSLLSQHSFFVWKIGVIDSFLDSCLNDVASSVDQTLGFDQLFNVVKRKLEIQLQEHLGRYLKDRVVPSLLASIDKEIEHLKQLTEFMKEAALDEVKRDVGALKRVHLMLEEFCNAHETARAASSAASLMKRQVKELREALWKTGLEIVQIEWMHDVTLTPSHSSRVMFQTFLAGDDSLYPIVLTLSRPNMRESLQSAVSKIARSMESLQACERTSLAAEGQLERAMGWACGGPNSSAAGNSSSKNSGIPPEFHDHLIRRRQLLWQAREKASDIIRICMSILEFEASRDGIFRSPEEMYPFRTGTDGRTWQQAYLNALKRLDITYHSFACTEQEWKLAQSTVETASSGLSSATKELSIATLKAKSASGDLQSTVLAMSDSACEASVALGAYARVSNRHSTLTSECGSMLEEVLAITEDLHDVHSLGKEAAAVHRSLVEELLKANAILLPLETVLSKDVAAMTDAMARETETKMEISPIHGQAIYQSYSLRIREARQALEPLVPSLTSSVKGLYSMLTRLARTASLHAGNLHKALEGLGESQEVESPLIDVSRPDLTSDATGFDEKEEREDLSMSNSESNNDFLGITGLPLESKGWLSPPDSICSSSTESGITLAEESLPGSFNDPEDIGQQLLHGRSSREGTDYQNTAPDSINDSPEILGSVLGSVQLESKYTEVDNTHIGFFKSIPSVPKSTPSDPKSTPGDESAAVCPDISHPLNENTEMFGSKDEISSLNKAKIKDESRSTRVGRGKNPYAMSVLRRVEMKLVGRDIADNREITIGEQVDYLLKQATSVDSLCNMYEGWTPWI, encoded by the exons ATGCAAGGACTCCATCACCAACAGCAGCAACTCGCGGCGCTTCTCTCCGTCGCCATCCCCAAGGACGATTCCGCCTCCGCCTCCGCCCCATCCTCTAACTCCGACGACGATGACTCCGCTCGACTCACCGCCATCAATTCGCTCCACCGCGCCGTCCTCTACCCGCCCAACTCCGTCCTCGTTTCTCACTCCGCCAATTTCCTCGCCCAGGGCTTCTCTCAGCTACTCTCCGATAA ATCGTATGTAGTGAGGCAAGGGGCGGCTGTAGCATACGGGGCTCTTTGTGCTGTGGTTTGTTCGATCCCTATAACATCAAATGGAAGACAAAACCATGTTATGCTCGGAAGCTTGGTTGACCAGTTCATTGGTTGGGCATTGCCGTTGCTTAGTAATGGTGGTGCTGGAGATGGGACCATGGAACTATCATTGGATAGCCTACGGGAGTTTCTCAATGTTGGGGATGTTGGTGGGATCGAGAGATATGTTTTATCAATTCTCAAAGCATGCCAAGTACTTCTGGAGGATGAGAGAACCTCCTTGAGTTTGTTACATCGGCTTTTGGGTGTTTTGACTTTGATTTCGTTAAAATTTTCTAGATGCTTCCAGCCTCATTTTCTTGACATAGTTGATCTGCTTCTTGGCTGGGCATTGGTACCAGACCTTGCTGAATCGGATAGACGAATTATAATGGATAGTTTCTTGCAGTTTCAGAGTCATTGGGTGGGTAATTTGCAGTTTTCTCTTGGACTGCTGTCAAAATTTCTAGGTGACATGGATGTTTTGCTTCAGGATGTAAGTCATGggaccccacaacaattccgaAGGTTGCTTGCATTGCTTTCTTGCTTTTCAACAATTTTGCAGTCCACTGCTTCTGGGTTGCTGGAAATGAATTTACTTGAACAAATCACTGAACCCCTTAACAGAATTGTTCCTAGGTTATTGGGATGTTTATCTATGGTCGGAAGGAAGTTTGGGTGGTTCGAATGGATTGGGAATTTATGGAAGTGTTTGACTCTTTTGGCAGAAATACTTTGTGAAAGGTTTTCCACCTTTTATGCTCTTGCAGttgatattttatttcaaaGTTTGGAATTGGACAATACTAGCCAACCAATGGGAACTGGAAGAATTACCTCTGTTCAAGTTCATGGAGTTTTGAAAACTAATCTCCAATTACTATCTTTGCAAAAGTTTGGCCTTTTGCGGTTATCTGTGCAGAAAATACTGCAATTTGATGCTCCAATATCACAGCTGCGTTTGCATCCTAATCACCTTGTAACTGGCAGTTCTGCTGCCACTTATATTTTCTTGCTTCAACATGCGAATAATGAAGTTGTTGAACAGGCAGTTACGTCGTTAACAGAGGAGCTAGAGTTGTTGAAGGGCATGCTAAAGAAAGCCATGGGCAATGGAGATGGGTTTGTTGCATGCTCTAAATTCTTTTCAAAACTTGAattgtttgcattgattaaatttgatttgaaagtTTTGTTGACATCTGTTTTCTTGGGCGGGGATAATAGTTTGAATAGTCAACCAGACATTGCAAGCCTGTATCTTATGCGGTCAGAAAAGTTATTGAATTTTATTATGGAGAAATTTAATCCTTTTGACTTACCAATTCTGGCATATGTGGATTTGCAAGTCAATGTTATTAAGACATTGGACAGGCTAACAACAGTTAAGTTCTTAAGCAAGTGTGCAGTTACATACCATAGCAGTGGGAAATCATCTACATTTGCTACTGCTGATAAATTTCTTAATAGTAAGTACTTGACTAATGAACAGTCAGTTGTGGTTGTTGAGAATCTGAGGAAGTATGGTGCGTTTTTTGTGAAAGCTCTCCATGTTTCTTCTCCTCTTGCAGTTAAAACAGTTGCGCTAGATTGGGTTCAAAGAATCTGTGAGAATGTTATTGCTTATAATGAGAAATCAAACATAGAAACTCATTTCTATGAAGTGTATGGCAATATTAAGATTATTGGGAGTATGCTTTTCTCAATTTTGGATGCCGCATCTGACAGGGAACCAAAAGTGAGGTCACATGTTGCATTAGTATTGGAGTTATTAATGCAGGCAAGGATTGTACATCCTCTTTACTTTTCTTGCATGGCTGAAGTGGTCTTAGGAAAACTTGGTGATCCAGATGGTGAAATAAAAAATGCATTCGTTAGGCTGCTTTCTATTGTTGTGCCTACAACACTGTATGCATGTGGGATTCATGATTATGGGACATCTACTTCATCTAGGGCTGTTGTTCTTTGGTTAGGCAACAGTTCTAACTTGCACTGGAAGCAAGTATTTTCCTTGAAGCAGCTCCCCCAGCAACTTCACTCGCAACAACTTGTTACCATATTGAGTTACATATCCCAAAGGTGGAAGGTGCCTCTTTCTTCTTGGATTCAACGACTTATTCATAGTTGTCGAATTTCAAAAGATTTTGTTTCAAGTCAACTTGAGGAAACTGGAAAATCTGGTGCCACTGGTGTATGGCTGGACTTTAAAATGGATGAAGATTTTCTTGAAAAGCATTGCTCAATTAATAATCTGGCTGGTGTTTGGTGGGCTGTACATGAAGCTGCCAGGTATTGTATTACCACGCGCCTTCGGACTAACCTTGGTGGGCCTACCCAGACCTTTGCAGCCTTAGAGCGAATGCTTTTGGATGTTGCACACCTGCTGCAGCTTGACAGTGAGCAAAATGATGGGAACTTAAGTATGATAGGGTCTTCTGGTGCTCATTTGTTACCAATGAGGTTACTATTTGATTTCGTTGAGGCACTGAAGAAAAATGTATACAATGCATATGAGGGGTCTGCTGTTCTGCCGTCTGCTAGTCGCTCGAGTTCCTTATTCTTTCGAGCCAACAAGAAAGTTTGTGAAGAGTGGTTTTCTCGTATATGTGAGCCAATGATGAATGCTGGATTAGCTCTACAATGCCATGATGCCACATTTCAGTATTGTGCTCTGCGTTTACAGGAGCTCAGGAATCTTGTGGCTTCTGCTTTGAATGAAAAGTCTAGGGCACAGGTAACTGAGAACCTCCAGAATATCAGGGGCAGGTTTTCTGCAGACATCTTGAGGGTTTTACGGAACATGGCATTGGCTTTGTGTAAGACTCACGAATCAGAGGCTTTAATTGGCCTTGAAAAATGGGTTTCAATGACATTCTCTCCCTTTCTTGTGGAGGAAAACCAGTCCCTCAGTAACAGTGGGATGCTGGGACCCTCTACGTGGATCACTGGGCTTGTATATCAGGCAGAAGGTAAATATGAAAAGGCTGCTGCACACTTTATTCACTTGCTACAAAATGAGGAGTTGTTGAGTTCCTTGGGTTCGGATGGTGTACAGTTTGTCATTGCACGCATCATTGAGTGTTATAATTCTGTTTGTGATTGGAAATCTTTAGAGTCCTGGTTATTAGAGTTGCAAACACTTCGTGCTAAGCATGCTGGTAAGAGTTATTGTGGTGCTCTGACGACAACTGGGAATGAAATCAATGCAATTCATGCCTTGGCACGGTATGATGAGGGTGAATTTCAGGCAGCATGGACATGCCTTGGTTTGACACCTAAAAGTAGCAGTGAGCTCACACTTGATCCAAAACTGGCCTTGCAAAGAAGTGAGCAGATGCTTTTACAGGCAATGCTTCTTCAGAATGAGGGAAAGGAAGATAATATCCCCCATGAATTACAGAAGGCCAGGTCAATGCTGGAGGAAACGGTGTCTATTTTGCCGCTTGAAGGGTTAGAAGAGGCAGCACCACATGCTACCCAGTTGCACTGCATCTTTGCATTTGAGGAATTTTTCAAGATTAAAGGCAACCAAGACAAACCCAGGCAACTTCAGTCAATATTAAGTTCATATGTCCAACTTATGCAGCCACAAATAGGCAGGGTCCATCTGGACTGTAACCCTTGGTTAAAAGTTCTTCGAGTTTATCAAACCATTTCCCCAGTTTCTCTAGCTACTTTAAAGCTCTCTATGAATTTGTTGAGCTTGGCCCGCAAACAAAAAAACCTACTGTTGGCTAACCGTCTGAACAACTTTCTTAAAGATCATATATCGCGTTGCTCCGGGGAAAGCAACCATGACTTTCTCATCTCATATTTGCAGTATGAGGGGATCCTGCTAATGCATGCTGAAAACAAGTTTGAAGATTCTTTAACGAACCTTTGGTCTTTTGTGCGTCCTTGCATGATTTCTTCACCATCTATAGGTTCTGATGCTGACAATGGTATTCTGAAGGCTAAGGCATGCTTGAAACTCTCAAATTGGCTTAAACAGAACTATTCAGATTCAAGGGTAGATGACATTGTTCTTAATATGCGGTCAGACTTTGATATGACTGATTCCTCTTCTCCTGGCAGAGTTAGTGCCTCACTTGGCAATGAGATTCTAAGCTCTAAAACACGTTTAGGTCCTATTATTGAGGAGATTGTGGGCACAGCTACAAAACTGTCTACTCAACTCTGCCCCACTATGGGCAAATCCTGGATTTCTTATGCGTCGTGGTGTTTTAGTCAGGCCAGAGACTCTCTCTTAACGCCAGATGAAAATACCCTTCACTCATGCTCATTTTCTCCCATCCTTGCTCATGAAGTTCTCCCTGAGAGATTCAAGCTAACTGAAAATGAGATCGTAAAAGTAGAATCTTTGATTTTACAGCTCTTCCAGAATAAGGATGACAGGTTTAGAGCTGAGGGAGAGTGGAACTCTTCTCTTGATTCTTCTGAACTGAGAAACGACAACCCTGTGATGGCTTTGGTGCAGCAAGTAGTGAATATTATTGAAGCTGTTTCTGGGGCACCTGGTGCAGAAATTTCTAGTGATGATTGCCTTTCTGCTACTCTAGCTTCTCAATTGAAGATCTTTCTTCGTGGAAACTTTGGCCTAAATGAAACTGCTTTAATTTCTGTAGTTGATGAGTTAGTTGTTGTTTGGTGGTCCTTAAGGAGGAGAAGAGTGTCACTATTTGGGCATGCAGCTCATGGCTTTATAAAGTATCTTTCAAATTCATCTGCAAAAATTTGCAATAGTGGCTTGTTTGAATCTGATTCTGAGTCTCTGAAGCAAAAAACAGGCAGCTATACTTTGAGGGCTACATTGTATGTCTTACATATTCTCCTCAAATATGGAGCTGAGTTGAGAGATGTACTTGAACCTGCTCTTTCAACTGTTCCTTTGTCCCCATGGCAG GAAGTAACACCCCAATTGTTTGCACGGTTAAGTTCTCATCCCGAGCAAGTGGTTCGGAAGCAGTTGGAGGGCTTACTGATGATGCTGGCCAAGCAATCTCCCTGGTCCATTGTCTACCCAACACTAGTCGATGTGGATGCTTATGAGGAGAAGCCTTCAGAGGAGCTTCAGCACATACTTGGTTGTCTG AGTGAAATATACCCAAGATTGATTCAGGATGTTCAGCTTGTGATAAATGAGCTGGGAAACGTTACTGTTCTTTGGGAGGAGCTATGGCTCAGCACCCTTCAAGATCTTCACACAG ATGTGATGAGGCGCATAAACGTGTTAAAGGAGGAAGCTGCACGAATTGCAGAAAATGTTACTCTTAGCCAGAGTGAGAAAAACAAGATAAATGCTGCTAAATATTCAGCTATGATGGCTCCTATTGTTGTGTCCTTGGAACGTCGTCTGGCTTCTACATCTCGGAAACCTGAAACTCCTCATGAAGTATGGTTCCACGAGGAGTATAAAGATCGGTTGAAATCAGCCATCACAGCCTTCAAGACTCCTCCAGCATCCGCTGCAGCACTTGGAGATGCATGGCGTCCATTTGATAACATTGCTTCATCCTTAGCATCTTATCAGAGGAAGTTATCAATTCCTTTAAGTGAAGTTGCACCACAATTGGCTCTACTGTCATCGTCTGATGTTCCAATGCCTGGTCTTGAGAAGCAAGACACAGTCTCTGAATCTGACAGAGCTCTCAGTGCTAATCTCCAAGGAATTATCACCATTGCATCTTTCTCTGAGGAAGTGACTATCATATCAACCAAGACTAAACCTAAGAAACTCGTTATTCTTGGTTCAGATGGTCAAAAGTACATGTATCTTTTGAAAGGCAGGGAAGATCTCCGCCTTGACGCTAGAATAATGCAGCTCTTGCAAGCTATAAATGGTTTCCTGCATACATCTCTTGCAACTCACAGCCACTTTCTTGGTATTCGCTATTATTCTGTGACTCCAATTAGTGGCCGTGCTGGTCTCATCCAGTGGGTAGATAATGTAATTAGCATATACAGCGTCTTTAAGTCTTGGCAAAGCCGCATCCAACTAGCTCAGCTCTCAGCAGTGGGTGGTGGCAGTTCAAAAAGTCCTGTTCCTCCAGCTGTTCCCCGACCCAGTGACATGTTCTATGGTAAAATCATACCAGCACTCAAAGAGAAAGGTATAAGGAGAGTAATTTCACGAAGAGACTGGCCTCATGAGGTGAAGCGTAAAGTTCTTTTAGAACTTATGAAGGAGACTCCTAGACAGCTTCTTCATCAAGAACTTTGGTGTGCTAGTGAAGGATTCAAAGCCTTCAGTTCAAAACAGAAGAG GTTTTCTGGAAGTGTTGCTGCCATGAGCATGGTGGGCCACATTCTTGGCCTTGGGGATAGACACTTGGATAATATTCTAATGGATTTTTGTAGTGGTGATGTAGTCCATATTGATTACAATGTCTGTTTTGATAAAGGGCAAAGACTAAAAATTCCAGAAATTGTTCCCTTCCGCCTTACACAGACCATTGAAGCAGCATTAGGGATGACGGGGATAGAAGGTACCTTTAGGTCAAACTGTGAAGCAGTTATTGGTGTTTTGAGGAAGAACAAAGACATACTCTTGATGTTACTGGAAGTGTTTGTTTGGGACCCGCTTGTGGAATGGACACGGGGAGATTTTCATGATGCTGCTGCAATTGGTGGTGAAGAGAGGAAGGGCATGGAGTTGGCTGTCAGTCTCAGTTTATTTGCATCTCGTGTACAGGAAATTCGTGTTCCCTTACAG GAACATCACGATCTTTTATTGGCTACACTACCAGCTGTTGAATCTGCTCTTGAG AGGTTTGCTGATGTTCTAAACCAATATGAACTTTCATCTGCACTCTTTTATCGAGCTGATCAAGAGAGGTCTAGCCTAATTCTGCATGAAACATCTGCGAGGTCAATGGTTGCTGAAGCTACTAGTAATTCAGAGAAAATTCGTGCATTGTTTGAAATCCAGGCTCGAGAATTTGCTCAGGCAAAGGCCCTGGTTGCTGAGAAATCTCAAGAGGCAGCAACCTGGATGGAACAACATGGGAGCATCCTTGATGCTTTACGAGGCAATTTACTTCAAGAAATAAATGCTTTTGTTAAGCTGAGTGGTATGCAAGAAACATTGTCTCTTACATCTGCCGTTCTGGTGGCTGGGGTTCCGCTGACTATTGTTCCTGAGCCTACACAAACACAATGCTATGATATAGATAGGGAAGTCTCTCAACTAGTATCTGAACTGGATGATGGTCTGTCTTCTGCGATAAATGCACTTCAAGTATATTCTTTGGCTTTGCAAAGAATTTTACCATTAAATTACATTACAACGAGTGCAATTCATGGCTGGGCACAGGTTCTGCAACTATCTGCCAGTGCTCTTTCCTCTGATACCCTATCTCTTGCTAGAAGACAGGGTGCTGAACTTATTGCCAAACAACATGGGGAGAATTTTGATTCTGTCACACAGAGTCATGATGATCTGTGTCGTAAAGTGAAGAAGTATACCCTAGAGATAGAGAAGCTTGAAGAGGAGTATGCTGAGCTAGCGAACTCTGTTGGCTCAGAGACCGAATCAAAGGCTAAGGATCGGCTTCTGTCTTCTTTCATGAAATTCATGCAATCAGCTGGTCTTGCAAAGAAAGAAGATGCCATTGTTTCCATTCAATTTGGGCAATCTAAGAATGATGGAAATGGGACAAAGGATTCTAGATTGCGTGGGGATCTGAATGAAAAAAGGGAGAAGGTTTTGTTTGTTCTGAACACAGCATCCAGTTATATGTACAATGAGGTCAAACATAAGGTGCTCAACATAATTAATGATTCAAATAAACGTAGAAAGGCAAATAACCAGTTACAGATGGAATTTGAAACTATTTTCTGTGGGATTGAGGAGCAAGTAGAGAAGTGTATACTTCTAGCAGGCCTTGTTAATGAACTGCAGCAACTGATTGGTAGAGATTTACCTAGTGGTGACACAGATAAAGGCCGTCCAGGATATTATTCTGATGGAAATTGGGCTTCcatttttaaaaccattttacattcCTTTAAGAGCTTGATTGGGCAAATGACTGAAGCTGTTCTTCCGGATGTAATAAGATCTGCAGTTTCTCTGAATTCAGAAGTCATGGATGCGTTTGGACTAATCTCACAAATTCGCGGTTCTATTGATACGGTACTTGAGCAACTCATAGAAGTAGAGATGGAGAGGGCATCTTTAGTTGAACTAGAACAGAACTACTTCATTAAAGTTGGTCTCATTACTGAGCAGCAGTTGGCTCTTGAAGAAGCTGCTATGAAAGGTAGGGATCATCTCTCATGGGAAGAGGCAGAGGAGCTTGCTTCCCAAGAAGAAGCTTGTAGGGCACAGCTGGACCAACTCCATCAAACTTGGAACCAAAGGGACTTGCGAACTTCCTCTCttataaagagagaatctaATATAAAGAATGCCCTCGCTGCTTCTGCACATCATTTTCAGTCTCTAGTTAGTGTCAAAGAGGAAAGAGAGCTGCATGTCTCGAAAAGCAAGCTGCTACTGGACATGCTTGTTAAGCCCTTTTCTGATTTGGAATTGATTGATAAAGTGCTGTCTTCATTTGGAGGTTCTTTTACTTCTTACTCAACTGAGATTCCTAATTTAGCAGATTTGATGAGTGCCGGGTACCCAATGTCTGAATATGTTTGGAAGTTTGGCAGCTTATTGAGTCAacattctttctttgtttggaaAATTGGTGTTATTGATTCTTTTCTGGACTCATGCCTAAATGATGTAGCTTCATCTGTTGATCAAACTTTAGGGTTTGACCAGCTCTTCAATGTTGTTAAGAGAAAGCTTGAAATACAACTTCAAGAACATCTTGGTCGATACCTGAAGGATCGAGTTGTTCCTAGTTTATTGGCTAGCATTGATAAAGAAATTGAGCATCTGAAGCAATTGACAGAGTTTATGAAGGAAGCTGCTCTTGATGAAGTAAAAAGAGATGTTGGGGCTTTAAAAAGGGTTCATCTTATGCTTGAGGAATTCTGCAATGCACATGAAACTGCCAGAGCAGCAAGTTCCGCTGCATCTCTAATGAAAAGGCAGGTGAAAGAGCTGAGAGAGGCTCTTTGGAAGACTGGCCTGGAGATTGTTCAGATTGAATGGATGCATGATGTTACTTTGACCCCTTCACACAGTAGCAGGGTCATGTTTCAGACATTTCTTGCTGGGGATGATAGTTTATATCCTATTGTCTTAACACTTAGCAGACCTAACATGCGGGAAAGTTTGCAATCTGCTGTCTCAAAGATAGCCAGGTCTATGGAGTCACTGCAAGCTTGTGAACGAACTTCTCTGGCGGCTGAAGGGCAGCTTGAGAGAGCAATGGGGTGGGCTTGTGGTGGCCCAAACTCCAGTGCAGCTGGAAATAGTTCAAGTAAGAATTCTGGAATTCCTCCCGAATTTCATGACCATCTAATCAGGCGAAGGCAACTACTATGGCAAGCTAGGGAAAAGGCATCAGATATTATTAGAATTTGCATGTCTATATTGGAGTTTGAAGCATCAAGAGATGGTATTTTCCGATCTCCCGAAGAGATGTACCCATTCAGGACTGGCACTGATGGCAGAACATGGCAGCAGGCTTACTTGAATGCACTTAAAAGATTGGATATTACTTACCATTCTTTTGCTT GCACTGAACAAGAATGGAAGCTTGCACAAAGCACCGTGGAAACTGCTTCCAGTGGATTGTCTTCTGCAACCAAAGAACTTAGTATTGCCACTCTCAAAGCAAAGTCCGCTTCAG GTGATTTACAAAGCACTGTTCTTGCAATGAGTGACTCTGCATGCGAAGCTAGTGTTGCACTTGGGGCATATGCCCGTGTTTCAAATCGTCATTCTACTTTGACTTCTGAATGTGGTTCCATGCTTGAAGAG GTGCTTGCAATAACTGAAGACCTACATGATGTTCACAGTCTAGGAAAGGAGGCTGCTGCAGTACATCGTTCTCTTGTGGAGGAACTTTTGAAG GCAAATGCAATTCTTCTTCCACTGGAAACAGTTTTGTCCAAGGATGTTGCTGCTATGACTGATGCTATGGCTAGGGAAACAGAGACCAAGATGGAAATATCTCCCATTCATGGACAAGCCATATACCAGTCGTATTCCTTAAGAATTAGGGAGGCTCGTCAGGCCTTAGAGCCTTTGGTGCCCTCCCTCACATCATCTGTCAAGGGGCTCTATTCTATGTTGACCAGGCTTGCACGAACTGCTAGTCTTCATGCTGGAAATCTTCATAAA GCTCTTGAAGGACTAGGAGAAAGCCAGGAAGTGGAATCACCACTAATTGATGTATCGAGGCCTGATCTTACTTCTGATGCTACTGGATTTGatgaaaaggaagagagagaggaccTCTCTATGTCAAACAGTGAAAGCAACAATGATTTTCTCGGCATTACTGGACTTCCTTTGGAATCTAAAGGATGGTTATCTCCACCCGATAGTATCTGCAGTAGTAGTACCGAGTCTGGCATTACCTTAGCTGAAGAGAGTTTACCAGGTAGCTTCAATGATCCAGAAGATATAGGACAACAGCTTTTGCATGGTCGTAGTAGCAGAGAGGGTACAGATTATCAAAACACTGCTCCTGACTCTATAAATGATAGCCCAGAAATCTTAGGTTCTGTACTAGGTTCTGTACAGTTGGAATCAAAGTACACAGAGGTTGATAACACTCATATTGGCTTTTTTAAGTCGATACCTAGTGTCCCAAAGTCAACTCCTAGTGACCCAAAGTCAACACCAGGTGATGAATCTGCAGCTGTCTGTCCTGATATTTCACATCCTTTGAATGAGAACACAGAGATGTTTGGGAGTAAAGATGAAATATCCTCACTAAACAAGGCCAAAATTAAAGATGAAAGTCGTTCTACCCGAGTTGGGAGGG GTAAAAACCCTTATGCAATGTCGGTCTTAAGACGAGTTGAGATGAAACTAGTTGGTCGAGACATTGCTGACAATAG AGAGATTACTATCGGGGAGCAAGTTGACTATCTACTTAAGCAAGCCACGAGTGTTGACAGTCTTTGCAACATGTATGAAGGTTGGACACCATGGATTTGA